TTCGCGAAAGCCGTCGCACAGGCGGGACAGCTGGAAGCCGACTGCCTGTTTATTTCCGGCGATTTATTTCACCGCCAGCCGCTGGCAAGGGATTTAAAAGAAGTCAATTATCTGTTTTCTACGATACCCGGTGTTCACGTCGTCATCATCGCAGGCAATCACGACCGCATCCGGAATAATTCCGCACTCTTAAGCTTTACCTGGG
Above is a window of Anaerotignum faecicola DNA encoding:
- a CDS encoding metallophosphoesterase → MKFVHIADVHWGMSPDSDKPWSKERSQDIKDTFAKAVAQAGQLEADCLFISGDLFHRQPLARDLKEVNYLFSTIPGVHVVIIAGNHDRIRNNSALLSFTW